The Streptomyces rimosus genomic interval ACTTACCGTCGCCACTTGACCTTGTCACCGTGTCAGACCGTGCACTGGTGAACACCACCCGGCAGACGCCGCCCGCACCCGCACCCGCACCCGCACCCGCACCCGAGGACAAGCATGCTCACCTACACCGGCTCCGGCCCGTACTGCTACAGCCATTCCCTGGCCATGGTGCTCGGCCCCGACGCCGCCCCATCCCCCGCCGTCATCGAAACCCTCACCGGCTCGCCCTTCGGCATGCAGCTCGTCGGTGGCACCCTGCCGTGGTTCGACCCGTACGGCTGGGACCCGGAAACCGGTCTGGACGCCGCCGTGTCAGCGCTCGGTCTGCGCTGTGTACGCAGCGCGGGCGGCACCCAGGACGAGGCGCTGGCGCGGCTCGGGGCCGACTGCGCGGAGGGCCCCGTTCTGGTCGGCCCGGTGGAGATGGGCCTGCTGCTGTACCAGCCCGGCTCCGGCACCGCGGTCGGCGCCGATCACTACGTAGTGGTGCTGGCGGTCGAGGACGGCACCGTCCTCCTCCACGACCCGCACGGACACCCGTACGCGACGCTGTCCGCCCCGGCCTTCGCCGCCGCATGGCGCGCGGAGTCGGTCACGTACACGGACGCCCCGTACGTGATGCGCTCCGCCTTCGTGCAGGAGCGGGCAGCCGACCCGGCCAAGGCCCTGCGACGGTCGCTGCCCGACGCCGTACGGTGGCTGGCCGGACGCGACGACCTGCCCATGCCGCCGGGGTCGCTCGGCGGCACGGCCGCCGCCGAAGCGCTGGCGGACCAGGTGGCCAAGGGCCTGTCCCCGGAGATCCGCGACCTGCTCAGCGTCTTCGCCATCCGCCTCGGCGCCCGCCGCCTCAACGACGCGGCGGCCTGCCTCGCCTCACTGAACCTCGGTACCCCGGCCGCCCTTCTGGCCGAGCAGTCCCGCATGGTCGGCGGCCTGCAACGCCCCGTCGTCTCGGGAGACGACCGCGCGCTGGAAGCCGGACTGCGGCGGCTGGCCCCTACGTACGGGGCGCTGCGTACGGCACTGGAGGAATCCGTCGCGCGGGGCATGCCGGGCTGACCCACGCGCCGGCCCGCCGCCTCACAGCCCGACGATCCCGTTCCACTCCTTGGCGAACGCCGGGCGTTCCTTGGAGGTGATGTCACGGGCTATGGCCAGGCGCTTGCGCAGGGAGTCGTCCGGGAAGACGAGCGGGTCCTCGGCCAGCGCGGCGCGTTCCTCGTCCTTGGAGGAGGCGAGGACGTCCCGCGCGGCCGGCACGGGGCAGACGTAGTTGACCCAGACGGCCAGTTCGGCGGCGATCTCCGGCCGGTAGTAGAAGTCGATCAGCCGTTCCGCGTTGCGCTTGTGCTCGGCGCGGTCGGGGATCATCAGGCTCTCCGCCCACAGTTCGGCGCCTTCCTGCGGCACCACGAACTCGATGTCCGGGTTGTCCTCCTTGAGCTGGATGACATCGCCCGAGTACGCCTGCGCCGCGAGCACGTCGCCCGAGGCGAGGTCCTTGATGTAGTCGTTGCCGGTGAAGCGCCGGATGTGCTTCTTCGCCACCAGACGGCGGATGCGGTCCGTCATCCGATAGAAGTCGTCCTCTTTCCAGCGTGTGATGTCCACACCGTCGCCCTGCATGAGCATCGCGAAGGACTCGTCCATCCCGGACAGCAGCGTCACCCGCCCGCGCAGATCGTCCTTCCACAGGTCCGCGGTGTGCTGGATCTCCCGTCCGAGCTTCCTGCGGTTGTACGCGATGCCGGTGATGCCCGACTGCCACGGCACGGAGTGCCTGCGCCCCGGGTCGAAGTGCGGGGCGCGCAGCAGCGGGTCGAGGTGGCGCGCGACGTTCGGCTGCCGCGCGCGGTCCATCTCCTGCACCCAGCCGAGGCGTACGTACCGGCCGCACATCCAGTCGCTGATGACGATCAGGTCGCGCCCCGTGGGCTGGTGGTTCATCAGCGCGGGGCTGATCTTGCCGAAGAATTCGTCGTTGTCGTTGATCTCTTCGGTGTACGTCACGGAGATGCCGGTGTGCTTCTCGAACGCCTCCAGCGTCGGCCGCCGCCGCGGGTCCCGCTCGTCCACGTCGATGTAGAGCGGCCAGTTGGCGAAGGTCAGGCGCCGGTCCCGGGCCGAGCGGTCGGGGGCGCCGCGGTCGGCCGGGGCGACGTACGCGGCGGGCACCCCGCATCCGGCCGCCAGCAGGGCCAGGGCCCCGGCCGCTCCCGTACCGACGGTGCTCCGTAGCAGCGAACGCCGCGAAAGTTCAGGCATGGCGAGCACTCTCACGCGCCGGGGGCGGCGACGGCAACCCGGCAGAACGTCGGCTGCCGGGCCGCCGCCCACGACGGTGTGCCGGGCGGCGGGGCACCATGCGGGGCCCCGTCATCCGGCGGGGCGGGCTCAGCCGTCCAGCGACGTCATCACGTGCTTGACGCGCGTGTAGTCCTCGAAGCCGTAGCCCGACAGGTCCTTGCCGTAACCGGACTTCTTGAAGCCGCCGTGCGGCATCTCGGCGACCAGCGGGATGTGGGTGTTGATCCACACGCACCCGAAGTCCAGCTTCTTGGACATCCGCATGGCGCGCGCGTGGTCCTTGGTCCACACCGAGGACGCCAGCGCGTACTCCACGCCGTTGGACCACTCGACGGCCTGGTCCTCGTCCCGGAAGGACTGGACGGTGATGACCGGCCCGAAGACCTCCTTCTGGATGATCTCGTCGTCCTGCTTGAGGCCGGAGACGACGGTGGGCGCGTAGAAGTAGCCCTTCTCGCCGACCTGGTGGCCGCCCGCCTCGATCTTGGCGTGCGCGGGCAGGCCGTCGATGAAGCGCTTGACCTGCGCCAGCTGGTTGGCGTTGTTCAGCGGCCCGTAGAGCACGTCCTCGTCGTCGACCGGGCCGGTCTTGGTGTCGGCGGCGGCCTTGGCGAGCGCGGTCACGAACTCGTCGTGGATGGACTCGTGGACGAGCACGCGGGTCGCGGCCGTACAGTCCTGGCCGGCGTTGAAGTAGCCCGCCACCGAGATGTCCTCGACGGCCTTGGCGATGTCGGTGTCCTCGAAGACCACGACCGGGGCCTTGCCGCCCAGCTCCAGGTGGACCCGCTTGAGGTCCTTGGAGGCGGACTCGGCGACCTGCATGCCGGCCCGTACGGAGCCGGTGATGGAGGCCATCGCCGGGGTCGGGTGCTCGACCATCAGGCGGCCGGTGTCGCGGTCGCCGCAGATGACGTTGAACACGCCGCGGCTGTGGCCCAGCTCGTCCAGCACGCCGCCGATGATCTCGGCGATCAGCACGGTGGAGGCGGGGGTGGTGTCGGAGGGCTTGAGGACGACGGTGTTGCCCGCGGCCAGCGCCGGGGCGAACTTCCACACCGCCATCATCATCGGGTAGTTCCACGGCGCGACCTGCGCGCAGACGCCGACCGGCTCGCGGCGGATGATGGACGTGAAGCCGTCCATGTACTCGCCCGCCGCGCGGCCCTCCAGCATCCGGGCGGCCCCCGCGAAGAAGCGGATCTGGTCCACCATCGGCGGGATCTCCTCCGAGCGCACGAGCGCGATCGGCTTGCCGCAGTTCTCCGACTCGGCGGCGATCAGCTCCTCGGCCCGCTCCTCGAAGCGGTCGGCGATCTTGAGCAGTACCTTCTGGCGCTCGGCCGGCACCAGGTCGCGCCAGGCGGGGAACGCGGCCTCGGCGGCGGCCATCGCCGCGTCCACGTCCGCGGCGGCGGACAGCGGAGCGGTGGCGTACGCCTCACCCG includes:
- a CDS encoding polyamine ABC transporter substrate-binding protein, which codes for MPELSRRSLLRSTVGTGAAGALALLAAGCGVPAAYVAPADRGAPDRSARDRRLTFANWPLYIDVDERDPRRRPTLEAFEKHTGISVTYTEEINDNDEFFGKISPALMNHQPTGRDLIVISDWMCGRYVRLGWVQEMDRARQPNVARHLDPLLRAPHFDPGRRHSVPWQSGITGIAYNRRKLGREIQHTADLWKDDLRGRVTLLSGMDESFAMLMQGDGVDITRWKEDDFYRMTDRIRRLVAKKHIRRFTGNDYIKDLASGDVLAAQAYSGDVIQLKEDNPDIEFVVPQEGAELWAESLMIPDRAEHKRNAERLIDFYYRPEIAAELAVWVNYVCPVPAARDVLASSKDEERAALAEDPLVFPDDSLRKRLAIARDITSKERPAFAKEWNGIVGL
- a CDS encoding gamma-aminobutyraldehyde dehydrogenase, coding for MTTELRRLRNYIDGEFRDAADGRTTEVVNPATGEAYATAPLSAAADVDAAMAAAEAAFPAWRDLVPAERQKVLLKIADRFEERAEELIAAESENCGKPIALVRSEEIPPMVDQIRFFAGAARMLEGRAAGEYMDGFTSIIRREPVGVCAQVAPWNYPMMMAVWKFAPALAAGNTVVLKPSDTTPASTVLIAEIIGGVLDELGHSRGVFNVICGDRDTGRLMVEHPTPAMASITGSVRAGMQVAESASKDLKRVHLELGGKAPVVVFEDTDIAKAVEDISVAGYFNAGQDCTAATRVLVHESIHDEFVTALAKAAADTKTGPVDDEDVLYGPLNNANQLAQVKRFIDGLPAHAKIEAGGHQVGEKGYFYAPTVVSGLKQDDEIIQKEVFGPVITVQSFRDEDQAVEWSNGVEYALASSVWTKDHARAMRMSKKLDFGCVWINTHIPLVAEMPHGGFKKSGYGKDLSGYGFEDYTRVKHVMTSLDG